The Candidatus Mycolicibacterium alkanivorans genome contains a region encoding:
- a CDS encoding DUF305 domain-containing protein, with the protein MNKTRTVVTGVAALAAVAALGACSNSATKEATSASSPAQTSSTAPAVAHNQADMQFARMMIPHHQQAVQMSDMILAKQGIDPRVVDLAKQIKAAQGPEIEQMQGWLNQWGMAGMPGMNGMPGMGETPGNAPSDHGGMRGSDTATASPTTMPSGSMMPGMEGMMSQADMDALQNARGVEASKLFLTQMIKHHQGAITMAQNEIKNGQFPDAVALAKSIASSQQKEIDTMNQILSSL; encoded by the coding sequence GTGAACAAGACAAGGACTGTGGTGACCGGGGTGGCTGCGCTGGCCGCGGTGGCCGCCCTCGGGGCGTGTAGCAACTCGGCGACCAAAGAGGCGACGTCGGCTTCGTCGCCGGCCCAGACGTCGTCGACGGCGCCGGCGGTCGCGCATAACCAGGCCGACATGCAGTTCGCGCGCATGATGATCCCGCATCATCAGCAGGCGGTTCAGATGAGCGACATGATTCTGGCCAAGCAGGGCATCGACCCGCGGGTGGTGGACTTGGCCAAGCAAATCAAGGCCGCCCAAGGCCCGGAGATCGAGCAGATGCAAGGCTGGCTGAATCAGTGGGGCATGGCCGGCATGCCGGGAATGAACGGGATGCCCGGGATGGGCGAGACGCCGGGGAACGCGCCGTCGGATCACGGTGGCATGCGCGGCTCCGACACCGCTACCGCATCACCCACGACCATGCCGAGCGGCTCGATGATGCCCGGTATGGAGGGGATGATGTCGCAGGCCGATATGGATGCGCTGCAGAACGCCCGGGGGGTCGAGGCCAGCAAGTTGTTCTTGACCCAGATGATCAAGCACCACCAGGGCGCAATCACTATGGCGCAGAACGAGATCAAGAACGGCCAGTTCCCTGACGCTGTCGCGCTGGCCAAGTCGATCGCCAGCAGCCAGCAGAAGGAGATCGACACCATGAACCAGATCCTCAGCTCACTGTAG
- a CDS encoding DUF302 domain-containing protein, translating into MSIAISTSLQTPFVDAVARTRQALADQGFGVLTEIDMKATLKKKLDTDMEDYLILGACNPPLAYRAVGIDRQIGLLLPCNVVVRADPADATRVLVEAMDPQLLVQVTGEAGLQEVADEVAGKLRAAIDAVGAPS; encoded by the coding sequence ATGTCCATTGCTATCTCGACCTCACTGCAAACCCCCTTCGTCGACGCCGTGGCCCGTACCCGCCAAGCCCTGGCCGATCAGGGTTTCGGGGTTCTCACCGAGATCGACATGAAGGCCACCCTGAAGAAGAAGCTCGACACCGACATGGAGGATTACCTGATCCTTGGGGCCTGCAACCCTCCACTGGCCTACCGGGCAGTGGGCATCGACCGCCAGATCGGGCTGCTGTTGCCCTGCAACGTTGTCGTGCGTGCCGATCCTGCCGACGCCACCAGGGTGCTGGTCGAGGCGATGGATCCGCAGCTGCTGGTGCAGGTGACCGGCGAAGCGGGGCTGCAGGAGGTGGCCGACGAGGTCGCGGGCAAGCTGCGTGCGGCGATCGACGCGGTAGGCGCCCCTTCCTAG
- a CDS encoding heavy metal translocating P-type ATPase, which translates to MNTATVVLDVHGLHWASSASVVESTLLRRPGVSSVQANAVNQTATVVFDPAATSVAELSKWIRDCGFHCAGRSVPDHICDPMSEPRLGPAESISAGEHHDHPAAMQRSPHEMMGHGGHAGMSMDDMVRDMRNRFLVALVLSIPIMLWSPMGRDMLGFTVPAPFGLRDDVFTFLLSLPVVFYSAWIFFDGAWRALRARTLDMMVLVAVAVCAGWLYSVGVTLTGGGEVFYEAAAVLTTFVLLGHWLEMRARGGANEAIRTLLELAPPMAVVIRDGQQVEIPTAEVVAGDLLLIRPGAKVPVDGTVEEGNSEVDESMVTGESLPVSKAPGDSVIGASINTTGTLRVRATRVGSDTVLAQIVSMVQEAQNSKAPGQRLADRAAFWLVLVALVGGTVTFLVWWALGAGVQSALLFAITVVVITCPDALGLATPTAIMVGTGLGAKRGVLFKNATALETSARIDTVVMDKTGTLTKGEPEVTDFVAAGISEEELLALIAAVETESEHPLAAAIVRYAGDRGVTAAPLSEFRNVPGHGATATVSGRRVAVGNRKLMVEQELDVPAALLAQRDQLASTGRTAVLIAVDGRGVGVIALADAARETSAEAVRALHDLAVQVVMLSGDNQATAQRIAGQLGIDTVIAEVLPGDKAAKIADLQTQGRKAAMVGDGVNDAPALAQADLGVAIGAGTDVAIETADLVLMRSDPLDVPIALRIGRGTLRKMRQNLGWAVGYNVIALPIAAGVFQPAFGLVLRPEIAALSMSGSSLIVAVNALMLKRLKLPSPPAASPPAATTVKASPGV; encoded by the coding sequence ATGAACACCGCCACGGTCGTGCTTGACGTACACGGGCTGCATTGGGCCTCCTCGGCATCTGTGGTGGAGTCCACGCTGCTGCGACGGCCGGGGGTGAGCTCGGTGCAGGCCAACGCGGTCAATCAGACCGCCACCGTGGTCTTCGATCCGGCCGCTACGTCGGTTGCCGAATTATCAAAGTGGATTCGGGACTGCGGTTTCCACTGTGCAGGCCGCTCGGTGCCCGATCACATCTGCGATCCGATGTCGGAACCCCGGCTTGGGCCCGCGGAGTCCATATCCGCCGGCGAACACCACGACCATCCCGCAGCGATGCAGCGCTCTCCGCACGAGATGATGGGCCACGGTGGGCACGCCGGCATGTCGATGGACGACATGGTCCGCGACATGCGCAACAGATTCCTAGTCGCGTTGGTGCTGTCGATCCCGATCATGTTGTGGTCGCCGATGGGCCGCGACATGCTTGGCTTCACCGTGCCCGCGCCGTTCGGACTGCGCGACGACGTGTTCACCTTCCTGCTGAGCCTGCCGGTGGTCTTCTACTCGGCGTGGATCTTCTTCGACGGCGCGTGGCGGGCGCTGCGGGCCCGCACCTTGGACATGATGGTCCTGGTCGCCGTCGCCGTCTGCGCGGGCTGGCTCTACAGCGTGGGGGTGACCCTCACCGGCGGCGGAGAGGTTTTCTACGAAGCGGCCGCGGTACTGACAACCTTTGTGCTGCTGGGACATTGGTTGGAGATGCGGGCCCGCGGCGGGGCCAACGAGGCGATCCGCACCCTGTTGGAGTTGGCCCCACCGATGGCGGTGGTAATCCGCGATGGACAGCAAGTGGAGATTCCCACCGCCGAGGTGGTCGCCGGGGACCTGCTGTTGATCCGGCCGGGGGCCAAAGTCCCGGTGGACGGAACGGTCGAGGAGGGCAACTCTGAAGTCGACGAGTCGATGGTGACCGGGGAGAGCCTGCCGGTGTCCAAGGCACCGGGTGACAGTGTGATCGGAGCGTCGATCAACACCACCGGAACATTGCGGGTGCGGGCGACCAGGGTGGGCTCGGACACCGTGCTGGCCCAGATCGTTTCGATGGTGCAGGAGGCCCAGAACTCCAAGGCCCCCGGCCAGCGGCTGGCCGACCGGGCCGCGTTCTGGCTCGTGCTGGTGGCGTTGGTCGGCGGCACCGTCACCTTCCTGGTGTGGTGGGCACTCGGCGCCGGTGTGCAGTCGGCGTTGCTGTTCGCGATCACGGTCGTGGTGATCACCTGCCCAGACGCCCTGGGCCTGGCGACTCCGACGGCAATCATGGTGGGCACGGGATTGGGCGCAAAACGCGGGGTGCTGTTCAAAAACGCCACCGCCCTGGAGACCTCAGCGCGCATCGACACCGTCGTGATGGACAAGACTGGCACGTTGACCAAAGGTGAGCCTGAAGTGACTGATTTCGTCGCCGCCGGGATCAGCGAGGAGGAACTGCTGGCCCTGATCGCCGCGGTGGAGACAGAGTCGGAGCACCCGTTGGCCGCGGCGATCGTGCGCTATGCCGGCGACCGGGGCGTCACCGCGGCCCCGCTGAGCGAGTTCCGCAACGTGCCGGGGCACGGAGCGACCGCGACGGTGAGCGGCCGGCGGGTGGCTGTCGGCAACCGCAAGCTGATGGTCGAGCAAGAACTGGACGTCCCGGCCGCGTTGCTGGCGCAGCGCGACCAGCTGGCCTCCACCGGGCGCACCGCGGTCCTGATCGCCGTGGACGGGCGCGGTGTCGGAGTGATCGCCCTGGCCGACGCCGCACGCGAAACCTCCGCCGAGGCGGTTCGCGCACTGCACGACTTGGCGGTGCAGGTCGTCATGCTCAGCGGCGACAACCAGGCCACCGCGCAGCGCATCGCCGGCCAACTCGGCATCGACACTGTCATCGCCGAAGTACTGCCCGGCGACAAGGCCGCCAAGATCGCCGACCTGCAGACCCAGGGTCGCAAAGCCGCCATGGTCGGCGACGGGGTCAACGACGCTCCCGCACTGGCCCAAGCCGACCTCGGGGTGGCCATCGGGGCCGGTACCGACGTCGCGATCGAGACCGCCGACCTTGTCCTGATGCGCTCCGACCCCCTCGATGTTCCTATCGCGTTGCGCATCGGCCGGGGAACCTTGCGCAAGATGCGTCAGAACCTGGGGTGGGCCGTGGGCTACAACGTGATCGCACTCCCGATCGCCGCTGGCGTCTTCCAGCCCGCCTTCGGACTGGTGCTGCGCCCGGAGATCGCCGCACTGTCAATGTCAGGCTCAAGCCTGATCGTCGCGGTCAACGCCCTGATGCTCAAGCGGCTCAAGCTGCCCTCGCCACCGGCTGCCTCGCCGCCGGCTGCAACAACAGTGAAGGCGTCGCCAGGCGTCTAG
- a CDS encoding MazF family transcriptional regulator — protein MLVISSTVYNEIPSEPTVVVVPVFDHNPDTGFGVPLGDNAWAAPGLVTSLRKSALDEFFRRVDIQALTDVNNMLLRILATPDR, from the coding sequence GTGCTCGTCATCTCCTCCACGGTCTACAACGAGATCCCCAGTGAGCCGACCGTAGTCGTCGTCCCGGTGTTCGACCACAATCCAGATACGGGATTCGGCGTGCCGTTGGGAGACAACGCGTGGGCAGCTCCCGGCCTGGTCACCAGCCTGCGCAAGTCAGCTCTGGATGAATTCTTTCGCCGCGTTGACATCCAGGCCTTAACTGATGTGAACAACATGCTCTTGAGGATCCTGGCCACACCGGACAGATAG
- a CDS encoding tyrosine-type recombinase/integrase — protein MKTGRPISTDDAIRPAPTATSTAVAQDQDPRRTDWNERDLALILTALLAGLRAEELRLVDVGDVRTLDDGSAVVKVKGKGGKERNVPIEAALLAVIGTYMASRAARFPQSKKRSATSKSTHLFGMASLRTAIRRSRW, from the coding sequence GTGAAGACCGGGCGTCCCATCTCAACGGATGACGCTATTCGTCCGGCTCCGACGGCTACATCAACCGCTGTCGCGCAAGACCAAGATCCTCGCCGAACAGACTGGAACGAAAGGGATCTCGCTCTTATTCTTACTGCGCTGCTAGCGGGACTACGGGCAGAAGAACTCCGACTGGTCGATGTCGGGGACGTGAGGACGCTCGACGACGGTTCCGCCGTGGTCAAAGTGAAAGGCAAAGGCGGCAAGGAACGCAACGTCCCCATCGAGGCAGCACTGCTGGCAGTGATCGGTACGTACATGGCGAGTCGTGCCGCTCGGTTCCCCCAGAGCAAGAAACGCTCAGCTACATCGAAAAGCACCCACTTGTTCGGGATGGCCAGCCTCCGCACCGCTATTCGTCGGTCGAGATGGTGA
- a CDS encoding amidohydrolase family protein — MNESHVARCIDPVYSVVSEFSEGTFSAVRLAMQNTSGLIDVHHHIVPKEYVKALSKLGVTKGLGVQLPKWDVNKALDVMAHHGISTAILSISAPGVYFKDNDRRSAIAKDLSRQTNEICAGLIADHPGRFGAFATLPVPDVDAALDELAYSLDELKLNGVILLTNYDGYYLGDPRFDELFAELNRRKTVVFIHPQSPPGQEQSHLGLPEAMLDVCFDTTRTAFSLIVNGVTKNYPDIRFILAHAGGAVPYLAGRVSITASMLADLKGAVPVVADGIGKLFSLSDKLEEKMPDQLSYYLRFKNNVLPEGPDYFLRRFYYDTALSASPHCFSSLLTVTDCSHIVFGTDYIFATEAAVPATINGLRNNDRFTPDSVRAIERETALTLFPALR, encoded by the coding sequence GTGAACGAATCACACGTGGCGCGCTGCATCGATCCAGTGTATTCAGTAGTTTCTGAATTTAGTGAAGGCACTTTCAGCGCTGTGAGGCTGGCCATGCAGAACACATCTGGGCTTATCGACGTGCACCACCACATCGTGCCCAAGGAGTACGTGAAGGCGCTTTCCAAACTTGGTGTCACGAAAGGGCTCGGCGTTCAGTTACCCAAGTGGGATGTCAACAAGGCGCTCGATGTCATGGCGCACCATGGGATCTCGACCGCCATCCTGTCGATCTCTGCGCCAGGCGTGTACTTCAAAGACAACGACCGCAGGTCGGCGATCGCCAAAGACCTGTCCCGCCAGACGAACGAGATCTGTGCGGGACTCATCGCAGATCACCCGGGACGATTCGGTGCCTTCGCGACCTTACCCGTGCCCGACGTCGACGCCGCCTTGGACGAACTCGCCTATAGCCTCGACGAGCTCAAGCTCAACGGGGTCATCCTATTGACCAACTATGACGGGTACTACCTGGGGGATCCCAGATTCGATGAGCTGTTCGCCGAGCTGAATCGGCGAAAGACGGTGGTGTTCATTCATCCTCAATCTCCACCCGGGCAAGAGCAGTCCCATCTAGGGCTGCCCGAGGCGATGCTCGACGTGTGTTTCGACACCACGCGGACCGCGTTCTCGCTGATCGTCAACGGCGTGACGAAGAACTACCCCGACATACGGTTCATCCTCGCCCACGCCGGAGGTGCCGTGCCCTACCTGGCCGGACGGGTCAGCATCACCGCCTCGATGCTGGCCGATCTGAAGGGCGCGGTACCGGTCGTGGCCGACGGCATCGGCAAGCTCTTCTCCCTATCGGACAAGCTCGAGGAGAAGATGCCCGACCAACTCAGTTACTACCTGCGGTTCAAGAACAACGTCCTGCCCGAAGGACCCGATTACTTCCTCCGCCGCTTCTATTACGACACCGCGCTCTCGGCATCGCCGCACTGCTTCTCATCCCTGCTCACCGTTACCGACTGCTCGCATATCGTGTTCGGCACCGACTACATCTTCGCCACCGAGGCCGCGGTGCCGGCGACGATCAACGGCCTACGCAACAACGACAGATTCACCCCTGACAGTGTTCGTGCGATCGAACGTGAAACGGCGCTCACGCTGTTTCCCGCCTTGCGGTAG
- a CDS encoding GbsR/MarR family transcriptional regulator: protein MTRPRSERRKRAAGWQDAFVEELGALGPEIGLPRAMMRITAWMMVCDPPERCSPSRHIRDGLHLSAAAVSIATRQLITAGMLERISRSGDRQIYYRLASGSWDAPLEAKLRALGRLRQVADKGIAVAGNRADYRLIEVRDAFAWFEDQLDQHIKQRQQPR from the coding sequence ATGACCCGCCCCCGGTCCGAACGGCGCAAACGAGCCGCCGGTTGGCAGGACGCGTTCGTCGAAGAGCTCGGTGCGCTCGGTCCGGAGATCGGTCTGCCCCGGGCCATGATGCGGATCACGGCCTGGATGATGGTCTGCGATCCGCCCGAGAGGTGCAGCCCATCGCGACACATTCGCGATGGGCTGCACCTCTCGGCGGCCGCAGTGAGCATAGCCACCCGCCAACTCATCACCGCCGGGATGCTCGAACGCATCTCACGATCCGGCGATCGCCAGATCTACTACCGGTTGGCGTCCGGCAGCTGGGACGCACCGCTGGAGGCAAAGCTTCGCGCGCTTGGCCGGCTGCGCCAGGTCGCCGACAAAGGCATCGCGGTGGCCGGCAACCGCGCGGACTACCGACTCATCGAGGTGCGCGACGCCTTCGCCTGGTTCGAAGACCAGCTCGACCAGCACATCAAGCAACGACAGCAGCCGAGATAG
- a CDS encoding TauD/TfdA dioxygenase family protein: MSISLDVSKFGANIGAVVSGVRLGGDLHAATVDAIRAALLEHKVIFFRNQHHLDDDGQVAFAGLLGVPTIAHPTVTSRGDTVLPIDSRYLKANSWHSDVTFVDRLPKASLLRAVTLPAYGGSTVWASTEAAYDQLPPALRALAQNLWATHTNLNDYVDGHDDTVSDETREYRAEFESAYYETEHPVVRVHPETGRRVLVLGHFVKRFVGLGSSESASLFALLQNRITRLENTVRWSWRDGDLAVWDNRATQHYGVADYDDQPRFLRRVTLAGDLPVDVHGRPSRVIAGDASHYSDIVAPDAVVGQPVPIG, encoded by the coding sequence ATGTCCATCTCCCTCGACGTTTCCAAGTTCGGCGCCAACATCGGCGCGGTGGTCTCCGGCGTGCGCCTGGGTGGCGACCTGCACGCCGCCACCGTCGACGCGATCCGCGCGGCGCTGCTGGAACACAAGGTCATCTTCTTCCGCAACCAGCATCACCTCGACGACGACGGCCAGGTGGCATTCGCCGGCCTGCTCGGGGTGCCGACCATCGCCCACCCCACCGTCACATCACGCGGCGACACCGTGCTGCCCATCGACTCGCGTTATCTCAAGGCCAACTCCTGGCACTCCGACGTCACCTTCGTCGACCGGCTGCCCAAGGCGTCGCTGTTGCGGGCGGTGACCCTGCCTGCGTATGGCGGCAGCACGGTGTGGGCATCCACCGAGGCCGCCTACGACCAGCTGCCACCGGCGCTGCGGGCCCTCGCCCAGAACCTGTGGGCCACCCACACCAACCTAAACGACTATGTGGACGGTCACGACGACACGGTTTCCGACGAAACCAGGGAATACCGCGCTGAATTCGAGTCGGCGTACTACGAGACCGAACATCCGGTGGTGCGTGTCCACCCGGAGACGGGCCGGCGGGTGCTGGTGCTGGGCCATTTCGTCAAACGGTTCGTCGGCCTGGGCAGCAGCGAGTCGGCCAGCCTGTTCGCGCTGCTGCAGAATCGAATCACCCGGCTGGAGAACACGGTCCGGTGGAGTTGGCGCGACGGCGATCTCGCGGTGTGGGACAACCGCGCCACCCAGCACTACGGTGTGGCCGACTACGACGACCAGCCGCGGTTTTTGCGGCGGGTGACGCTGGCCGGCGACCTCCCGGTTGACGTTCACGGCCGGCCCAGTCGGGTCATCGCCGGGGATGCGTCGCACTACTCCGACATCGTGGCTCCCGATGCGGTTGTCGGACAGCCGGTTCCGATCGGCTAG
- a CDS encoding acyl-CoA dehydrogenase family protein — protein sequence MARELSRKWEPFVVERDHAGGSAAAEKEDIRASGLLGLTVPTRFGGLGADWPTALEVVREFARADGSLGHLFGYHISLLPFIELVGSPRQQERLLGAIAKQRWWVGNASSENNSNVLDWKVSATATPDGGYLLNGTKHFSSGAKGSDLLLVFAVTKDDSSSHDEAIVTAAIPTQRDGVVVNDDWQAIGQRRTDSGTTEFHDAKIEPEEVLGKPNAVIEAFAAASRPSIWTPLIQLVFANVYLGIAHGALDAARHYTTTAARPWPTALAAGVTRAADDPYVIRTYGEFGIQLQAADAAARETARLLQQIWDKDDAVTPEDRGELMVRVSGVKALATKAGLDVASGIFEVIGARGTHPNYGFDRFWRNVRTHTLHDPVAYKIADVGNYVLNGRYPVPTLYS from the coding sequence GTGGCGCGCGAGCTGAGCAGAAAGTGGGAGCCGTTCGTCGTGGAACGCGATCACGCCGGCGGTTCAGCCGCAGCCGAAAAGGAAGATATCCGCGCGAGCGGACTGTTGGGGCTTACGGTGCCAACCCGCTTCGGGGGCTTGGGTGCGGACTGGCCCACCGCTTTGGAGGTCGTGCGTGAGTTCGCCAGGGCGGACGGCTCGTTGGGACATCTATTCGGCTACCACATCTCCCTCCTGCCTTTCATCGAGTTGGTGGGGTCACCGCGGCAACAAGAGCGGCTACTGGGTGCCATCGCGAAACAGCGCTGGTGGGTCGGCAACGCCTCCAGCGAGAACAACAGTAACGTGCTGGACTGGAAGGTCAGCGCGACCGCGACGCCGGACGGCGGCTACCTGCTCAATGGCACAAAGCATTTCTCCAGCGGCGCCAAAGGGTCGGACCTGCTGCTGGTATTCGCGGTGACCAAAGACGACAGCTCATCGCATGATGAGGCGATCGTCACCGCCGCGATCCCCACCCAGCGCGACGGCGTGGTTGTAAACGACGATTGGCAAGCGATCGGTCAGCGCCGCACCGACAGCGGCACCACCGAATTTCATGACGCGAAAATCGAGCCGGAAGAGGTGCTGGGCAAACCCAACGCGGTCATAGAGGCGTTTGCAGCGGCCAGCCGTCCCAGCATCTGGACGCCACTGATCCAACTGGTGTTCGCCAACGTCTATCTGGGGATCGCGCACGGCGCTCTCGACGCGGCGCGGCACTACACCACAACAGCGGCCCGGCCATGGCCGACCGCATTGGCTGCCGGCGTCACCCGGGCGGCCGACGATCCATATGTCATCCGCACCTACGGCGAGTTCGGCATTCAACTGCAAGCTGCCGACGCAGCGGCCCGAGAGACCGCACGGCTGCTGCAGCAGATCTGGGATAAGGACGACGCGGTGACCCCCGAGGATCGTGGCGAGCTGATGGTGCGGGTTTCCGGTGTCAAAGCTTTGGCCACCAAGGCCGGCCTCGATGTCGCCAGCGGCATCTTCGAAGTCATCGGGGCACGCGGCACCCACCCCAACTACGGTTTCGATCGGTTCTGGCGCAACGTCCGCACCCACACTCTCCACGATCCGGTCGCCTACAAGATCGCCGACGTCGGCAACTATGTGCTCAACGGCCGCTATCCAGTCCCGACCCTGTACTCCTGA
- a CDS encoding ABC transporter substrate-binding protein — MPATQLHTHSSTLTFSNCPLPNALIVAQQYGFLADVGLELRVLTGRQGTTHFTYDRPNYTRFGGEIPPLVSEGLRARGRTRLLGVTPFIGRQGFYVAADSPIIGPAELTGRRIGLSAAAIRVVRRELADYRQLDPWAQTLVALGTWEARALLHTLDVGQVALDEVELVRVDNPFVDVPQRRLAGIASLTGADLFPGATDQQASLLDHGTVDALFGWLPWAAQLETRCGARLLTDLSSDPRNHYATVWTVSQELVTDHPHVVQQLVNAVVAAGLWAATHPEQVIETHADNLGVPAAAVTAAFGVGFHHALVPSLDADSLRLVERTQRFLLAHQLIDDPVPLDRWAAPQFLQNTYYNRGAITS; from the coding sequence ATGCCAGCAACCCAGCTGCACACCCATTCGAGCACCCTCACCTTCAGCAACTGCCCGCTGCCCAACGCCCTGATCGTGGCGCAGCAGTACGGCTTCCTCGCTGATGTTGGCCTCGAACTGCGGGTGCTCACTGGGCGCCAGGGCACCACCCACTTCACCTACGACCGACCCAACTACACCCGGTTCGGTGGCGAAATCCCCCCGCTGGTCAGCGAAGGGCTCCGTGCCCGGGGCCGAACCCGGCTGCTGGGTGTCACGCCGTTCATCGGCAGGCAGGGTTTTTATGTGGCCGCCGACAGCCCGATCATCGGGCCAGCGGAGCTGACGGGCCGCCGGATCGGATTATCAGCGGCGGCGATTCGCGTGGTGCGCCGCGAGCTCGCAGACTACCGGCAGCTCGATCCGTGGGCGCAGACTCTGGTGGCGCTAGGCACCTGGGAGGCGCGCGCGTTGCTGCACACACTCGATGTCGGTCAGGTGGCACTCGATGAGGTCGAATTGGTGCGCGTGGACAATCCGTTTGTCGATGTGCCCCAGCGTCGGCTCGCCGGGATAGCAAGCCTGACCGGCGCGGATCTTTTTCCCGGTGCCACGGACCAGCAAGCCTCTCTTCTCGATCACGGCACAGTCGATGCGCTGTTCGGGTGGCTGCCATGGGCTGCACAACTGGAGACAAGATGCGGGGCCCGGCTGCTAACAGACTTGAGCAGCGACCCTCGCAACCATTACGCAACCGTATGGACGGTGTCACAGGAGCTGGTCACCGATCATCCCCATGTAGTGCAGCAGCTGGTAAATGCCGTTGTCGCGGCCGGATTGTGGGCGGCGACTCACCCCGAGCAGGTCATCGAAACGCACGCCGACAACCTGGGTGTGCCGGCGGCGGCTGTAACAGCAGCATTCGGTGTCGGTTTCCACCACGCACTGGTGCCCAGCTTGGACGCTGATTCATTGCGGCTTGTTGAGCGGACCCAACGGTTCTTGCTGGCCCACCAACTCATCGATGACCCGGTGCCGCTGGACCGTTGGGCGGCACCACAATTCCTGCAAAATACCTACTACAACCGAGGAGCTATCACGTCATGA
- a CDS encoding LLM class flavin-dependent oxidoreductase gives MTAFFAASHNVTHYHGGWRHPEARHNFLSAEFYLDVARTLERGLFDLVFLPDCQAVEDRYGDSLEAGVGLGAQGAVFLDPITVLPLLAAETTKIGLGATISTTYCHPFAVARTLASLDHLSGGRAAWNIVTSLNASEARNYGLTSHLEHDARYARADEFVTVTEGLWRSWDPDALVLDRAAGVFADPTKVAYLNHQGEWFSVRGPLPLPHSPQGRPVIIQAGTSPQGRRFAARWADLVFVIAPNRSALKAIYDDIKTKAAEAGRDPDALRVIEAIIPIVGKTEAEAREKEQFLTSLVDPRAGLSSLSSHTDVDFSRFNLDDPMETVLSHIDSIGGSRGQFQLVLDATRTSGGTLADLGRQYGWVMVERFAGTADQIASRIAEYFTEPIVDGFAISPVALPATYREFVDHVVPALQEIGVFHRGYEDGATLRERLALPYVPVAAQAPV, from the coding sequence TTGACCGCGTTCTTCGCAGCCAGCCACAATGTGACGCACTACCACGGTGGCTGGCGTCATCCAGAGGCCCGCCACAACTTTTTGAGCGCGGAGTTCTACCTTGATGTTGCACGCACCTTGGAACGGGGGCTGTTCGACCTCGTTTTTCTTCCTGACTGCCAAGCCGTGGAAGACCGCTACGGCGATAGTTTGGAGGCTGGTGTTGGCCTAGGGGCCCAAGGCGCGGTATTCCTGGACCCGATCACGGTATTGCCGCTGCTTGCTGCCGAGACAACGAAGATCGGTCTGGGCGCGACGATTTCGACCACCTACTGCCATCCATTCGCGGTAGCACGCACGCTGGCCAGTCTCGACCACCTTTCCGGCGGTCGGGCAGCGTGGAACATTGTCACCTCACTGAATGCGTCGGAAGCCCGCAACTACGGGTTGACGTCACATCTTGAGCACGACGCTCGCTATGCCCGCGCCGACGAATTCGTAACGGTGACTGAAGGTCTTTGGCGCAGCTGGGATCCCGATGCTTTGGTGTTGGACCGGGCAGCCGGTGTGTTCGCCGACCCTACCAAAGTCGCTTATCTCAACCACCAGGGCGAGTGGTTCAGCGTGCGCGGGCCTTTGCCGCTGCCGCACTCCCCGCAGGGCCGACCGGTGATCATCCAGGCCGGAACCTCTCCGCAGGGCCGGCGGTTTGCTGCTCGTTGGGCCGATCTGGTGTTCGTCATCGCGCCGAACCGGTCAGCGCTCAAAGCGATCTACGACGACATCAAGACCAAAGCGGCGGAGGCCGGCCGGGATCCGGACGCGCTGCGGGTGATCGAGGCAATCATCCCGATCGTTGGGAAAACCGAGGCTGAAGCCCGGGAGAAAGAACAGTTCTTGACATCGCTGGTCGACCCGCGGGCCGGGTTGTCGTCGCTGTCGTCGCACACCGACGTCGACTTCTCCCGGTTCAACTTGGATGATCCGATGGAAACGGTGTTGTCGCACATCGATTCTATTGGCGGATCGCGGGGACAGTTCCAGCTGGTGCTCGACGCCACCCGCACTTCTGGGGGCACGCTGGCCGATCTGGGCCGCCAGTACGGCTGGGTGATGGTCGAGCGGTTCGCCGGAACCGCGGACCAGATCGCGTCGAGGATCGCCGAGTACTTTACCGAGCCGATCGTCGATGGATTCGCCATCTCTCCGGTCGCGCTGCCAGCGACATACCGGGAGTTCGTGGATCACGTGGTGCCGGCCCTGCAGGAAATCGGCGTGTTTCACCGTGGCTACGAGGACGGCGCGACGCTCCGTGAACGGCTCGCGCTGCCCTATGTTCCGGTGGCCGCGCAGGCACCAGTGTGA